The proteins below come from a single Miscanthus floridulus cultivar M001 chromosome 1, ASM1932011v1, whole genome shotgun sequence genomic window:
- the LOC136459837 gene encoding protein transport protein SEC23 G-like, whose amino-acid sequence MDFAELEAVEGLRWPWHSWPPTAPAAASLVVPTAVLCSPLQHPTAPDLLPLLPYAPLRCVSPGCGAALNPFSRVHHGSARWSCPFCGAAANPFPRLLAPDALPAELFPTHSSVEYALPPDPTEAGGPGPPALVFVIDAATAAEELAVLKDEVRRVVQGLPEGIRVALVTFAASVWMHDLGFEGCARVVVLNGERELESDKIQELLGVHRSPYKKLAMQRSTEAQRFLLPVSECEFNITSAIEDLNSMSACPRGHRPLRATGTAISTAIALLEGCCSPSTGGRIMVFTSGPATVGPGCVVETDLGKAIRSHRDIFNSNAPLTDKARDFYKKVAKRLTDHALVLDLFACSLDQVGAAELRNPIEVSGGLMVHTESFESEQFKSCFRHMFKREGTNYLNMNFNATVEIVTSKEVKICGALGPCISLHRKNSSVSDKEIGEGGTNYWKTSSLSSKTSIAFFFRVDCSHKAEPPTVFFIQFMTRYRHGDGSYRLRVTTVARRWAAPRSPEIASGFDQEAAAAVMARLAVYRAETYHVRDVIRWLDKMLIRFTAKFGNYVPEDPSTFRLSTNFSLYPQFMYYLRRSQFIDVFNSSPDETAFFRLMLNREGVVGSLIMIQPTLFQYSFDGPPIPVLLDVSSISPDVILLFDSYFYIVIHYGSKIAQWRKLGYHKDPNHENLRKLLEAPEVDAEALLVDRFPVPKLIKCDQHGSQARFLLARLNPSVTQKTQLSEGSEVIFTDDVSLQVFIEHLQELAVQG is encoded by the exons ATGGACTTCGCGGAGCTGGAGGCCGTGGAGGGCCTCCGGTGGCCGTGGCACTCGTGGCCGCCGACGGCCCCCGCCGCCGCGTCCCTCGTCGTGCCCACCGCCGTGCTCTGCTCGCCGCTGCAGCACCCCACGGCGCCCGACCTCCTCCCGCTGCTCCCCTACGCGCCGCTCCGCTGCGTCTCCCCGGGGTGCGGCGCCGCGCTCAACCCGTTCTCGCGCGTGCACCACGGCTCCGCGCGCTGGTCCTGCCCCTTCTGCGGCGCCGCCGCCAACCCGTTCCCGCGCCTCCTGGCCCCCGACGCGCTCCCCGCCGAGCTCTTCCCCACCCACTCCAGCGTCGAGTACGCGCTGCCCCCGGACCCCACCGAGGCCGGGGGGCCGGGGCCACCGGCGCTCGTGTTCGTGATCGACGCGGCCACGGCTGCCGAGGAGCTCGCCGTGCTCAAGGACGAGGTGCGCAGGGTCGTGCAGGGGCTGCCCGAGGGGATCAGGGTGGCGCTCGTCACTTTTGCTGCGTCCGTGTGGATGCACGATCTTGGATTTGAGGGTTGCGCTCGGGTGGTTGTGCTCAATGGCGAGCGTGAGCTCGAGTCTGACAAG ATACAAGAACTACTAGGTGTTCACCGTTCACCGTACAAGAAGTTGGCTATGCAAAGGTCCACTGAAGCGCAGCGATTTTTGCTGCCTGTTTCTGAATGTGAATTTAACATCACATCTGCAATAGAGGACCTGAACTCCATGTCTGCGTGTCCACGTGGGCATCGTCCTTTAAGAGCAACTGGCACAGCGATTTCCACTGCTATTGCTCTTCTAGAGGGTTGCTGCTCACCCAGTACCGGTGGTCGGATTATGGTCTTTACATCTGGTCCTGCAACAGTTGGTCCAGGGTGTGTGGTGGAAACTGATCTTGGGAAAGCAATTCGTTCTCATCGTGACATATTCAATAGCAACGCACCACTGACTGACAAAGCACGTGATTTCTATAAGAAAGTTGCAAAGAGGTTGACAGACCATGCGTTAGTTCTTGATCTATTCGCCTGCTCTCTTGATCAGGTTGGGGCTGCAGAGCTGAGGAATCCAATTGAAGTGTCAGGGGGTTTAATGGTGCATACAGAGTCATTTGAGTCTGAGCAGTTCAAAAGCTGTTTTAGGCATATGTTCAAGCGTGAAGGCACCAATTACCTTAATATGAACTTTAATGCGACGGTTGAAATAGTGACATCAAAGGAGGTGAAGATTTGTGGTGCCCTTGGTCCCTGCATTTCCCTCCACAGGAAAAATAGCTCAGTTAGTGATAAGGAAATTGGTGAAGGTGGGACAAATTATTGGAAAACTAGTTCACTGAGCAGCAAGACCAGCATTGCTTTCTTTTTCCGAGTTGATTGCAGTCATAAAGCTGAGCCCCCGACTGTCTTCTTTATTCAGTTCATGACAAGGTACCGACATGGTGATGGTAGTTATCGCCTAAGGGTAACGACCGTTGCAAGAAGGTGGGCTGCTCCTCGATCTCCTGAAATTGCTTCAGGGTTTGATCAGGAAGCTGCTGCAGCTGTTATGGCCAGGCTTGCTGTTTACAGGGCAGAGACATACCATGTTAGAGATGTTATACGATGGCTTGACAAGATGCTTATCCGCTTTACTGCTAAGTTTGGAAACTATGTTCCTGAAGATCCATCTACATTTCGGCTGTCAACAAACTTCTCCTTGTATCCGCAGTTCATGTACTACTTGCGGAGATCACAGTTCATTGATGTTTTCAACAGCTCTCCTGATGAAACTGCTTTCTTCAGGTTGATGCTGAATAGGGAGGGAGTTGTGGGGTCTCTAATCATGATACAGCCTACTCTATTCCAGTACTCATTCGATGGACCACCTATTCCTGTGCTGTTAGATGTCAGCTCCATCTCTCCTGATGTCATTTTACTATTTGATTCATACTTCTATATCGTGATTCATTATGGCTCAAAGATTGCTCAATGGAGGAAGCTTGGCTATCATAAGGACCCAAACCATGAAAATTTGAGGAAGCTCCTTGAAGCACCAGAAGTAGATGCAGAGGCACTACTTGTAGACCGTTTCCCTGTGCCAAAACTCATAAAGTGTGACCAGCATGGTAGCCAGGCCAGGTTCCTGCTCGCTCGGTTGAATCCATCTGTGACACAGAAAACACAGCTTTCAGAGGGATCTGAAGTCATTTTCACCGACGATGTtagtttgcaagtgtttattgAACACTTGCAGGAGTTGGCTGTTCAGGGCTAG
- the LOC136459921 gene encoding auxin-responsive protein IAA13-like: MAGADVDVGTELRLGLPGGGAEAAKAAKRGFEDTIDLKLKLPTAGMEEAAAAKPEPAAEKAKRPAEAPAADAEKPPAPKAQAVGWPPVRSYRRNVMTVQSVKSKKEEEPEKQQSAANASGNSSAFVKVSMDGAPYLRKVDLKMYNSYKDLSIALKKMFSTFTTSGNNMNEGKLVDPVSGADVVTTYEDKDGDWMLVGDVPWEMFVESCKRLRIMKSSEAIGLAPRTKDKSKNKS, translated from the exons ATGGCTGGCGCCGACGTCGACGTCGGGACGGAGCTCCGGCTCGGCCTGCCGGGAGGAGGCGCCGAGGCGGCCAAGGCCGCGAAGAGGGGCTTCGAGGACACCATCGACCTCAAGCTGAAGCTGCCCACCGCCGGCATGGAGGAAGCTGCCGCCGCCAAGCCGGAGCCGGCAGCCGAGAAGGCCAAGAGGCCCGCCGAGGCGCCGGCCGCTGATGCCGAGAAGCCACCTGCACCCAA GGCACAAGCTGTGGGTTGGCCACCAGTCCGATCATACCGCAGGAACGTCATGACCGTCCAGTCTGTCAAGAGCAAGAAGGAAGAGGAACCTGAGAAGCAGCAGTCCGCTGCCAATGCCAGCGGCAACAGCTCCGCCTTCGTGAAGGTCAGCATGGACGGTGCGCCCTACCTGCGCAAGGTGGACCTGAAGATGTACAATAGCTACAAGGACCTCTCCATTGCTCTGAAGAAGATGTTCAGCACCTTCACCACATCTG GGAACAACATGAATGAGGGGAAATTGGTTGATCCAGTCAGCGGTGCTGATGTGGTCACTACTTACGAAGACAAGGATGGCGACTGGATGCTTGTTGGCGACGTCCCATGGGA GATGTTTGTCGAGTCATGCAAGCGTCTGAGGATCATGAAGAGTTCTGAAGCCATAGGTCTTG CACCAAGAACGAAGGACAAGTCCAAGAACAAGAGCTGA